Proteins encoded together in one Lathamus discolor isolate bLatDis1 chromosome 3, bLatDis1.hap1, whole genome shotgun sequence window:
- the LOC136010372 gene encoding uncharacterized protein LOC136010372, producing the protein MTYISVDERQEHCRVILSCQNNQLYAQHGLKDFSVDSMHPLKNLDTHIFSGDFHSLDCCHTGKAPLAGPVENRMYRSVENLQWAAVADSGLYSHCRSLDNEIIFRYRGTSQWTEGCVDVAPAQSSSDSLRNLSLHAKQTSRSAQNVLLAPFAKVPQWLFPSAEERALHGDAKKELKEKLRLHNSKVAEPCKPVHPEVALPDLMAREFFACQVCQQCKNGCAVNCCRVLVEHTAPRHSLTGRQRLCFAHRIVSPEDIKQEAQRRLQLRRQNSSPSLPLQHAKETHEMSKSRTAETVEQYSKETDVKATLRQGKEGLCKGRLYIPTFEEFKQMRSKVANSSASSSRPVDSLNKGLPANQSLKEDSSKNVCPEVLGTKAVNEAAVAAEEDDDVFHENHTSAGFSQYPDTWDGFRMSSPDVKDRTFQICSPDRSPVPICSSPIPRSPLQPVAIHRAGQEIFNDEQQKGETRQLNDVLHLAGQSLASEAQSSCCSSLLLEATDLSSYGAKLQKMKDEFIGSALELIKKSCNAETAGKSASKEQRDLREADLPPPEDSQQPTAMSMATETWEDKPSNETSSDIPPAENTPSSGCRRSSSDIVHESADGAKAQRECRLRPHFSDPMPTDSVKRKQLELKIAAAAWQHAQKRRQERDYGPVVAKANLGHGGSFDETRCTPRGSLRSRHHWSNVSSLSTDSGIVGVNDVRDDLDPSEATRTKSADVERTDSGIGQTPARKWRSRASETLSSLQAWEAHRPCTDCGERDLPVETDVQNLNQRRADLCEKCRKRRTERKESVLEFVNTEASYGEDLRIIKEEFYLPMQAAGLLSQEQLLGIFSNIQELIDLNESFLETLQEEIDQAFDQGDDDLMTVCIGEIFLEFVNMLPAFQTYCLQQSSSVNMLNALEKEKELLRIFLDVSQNDNTALRRMNLRSFLMAPLQRVTKYPLLLSRIIKATTEYHPDHSSLREAKSRIESHLEHINMKTKQEGNTWTLRSFRQDSKKKREVINIEMRETALKTVGWLREETRFVMEGSLQLAQPPDGQWVKKGSKTLKFQNMQVLLLVNMKRVSESSLESAEPGPVKDAVLVLIRDKNNGKFHLLREPLRLSNCIVSTDPDCDDTFELIEIRREAFVFRDSDRARTHHWFRQIRRYSRELGSWKKRRNALPNIMISTPHTRP; encoded by the exons ATGACATACATCAGTGTTGATGAGAGACAGGAACACTGCCGGGTGATCTTGAGCTGCCAAAATAATCAGCTCTATGCACAACATGGCTTAAAGGATTTTTCAGTTGACAGCATGCATCCACTAAAGAACCTAGACACTCATATTTTTTCTGGGGACTTCCACAGTCTAGACTGCTGCCACACAGGCAAGGCACCTCTGGCCGGTCCTGTGGAAAACCGGATGTATCGCAGTGTGGAGAACCTTCAGTGGGCAGCAGTTGCTGACTCTGGGCTGTATTCTCACTGCCGGAGCCTGGATAACGAGATCATCTTTCGCTACAGAGGCACCAGTCAGTGGACAGAAGGTTGTGTGGATGTGGCCCCAGCGCAGAGCTCATCAGACTCTCTGAGGAACCTTTCTCTCCATGCTAAACAGACATCTCGATCAGCACAGAATGTGCTCCTCGCTCCCTTTGCCAAAGTGCCTCAGTGGCTCTTCCCTTCTGCAGAGGAGAGAGCGCTACACGGGGATGCcaaaaaagagttgaaggagaaGCTGAGGCTGCACAACAGTAAGGTGGCAGAGCCCTGCAAGCCAGTGCATCCAGAAGTGGCCCTGCCTGACCTGATGGCCCGGGAGTTTTTTGCATGCCAGGTGTGCCAGCAGTGCAAGAACGGTTGTGCTGTCAACTGCTGCAGAGTTTTGGTGGAACACACTGCTCCCAGGCACAGCCTCACGGGGAGGCAGAGACTGTGTTTTGCACACAGGATTGTCAGTCCAGAAGACATCAAGCAGGAGGCTCAGAGGAGGCTTCAGCTCCGAAGGCAGAACAGCTCCCCTAGTTTGCCCCTTCAGCATGCCAAGGAAACTCATGAGATGTCCAAATCCAGAACAGCAGAAACCGTAGAACAATATAGTAAGGAAACAGATGTCAAAGCTACACTGCGACAGGGCAAGGAAGGCCTCTGCAAAGGGAGGCTTTACATACCCACCTTCGAGGAATTCAAGCAAATGAGAAGTAAAGTGGCAAATTcatctgccagcagcagcaggccaGTAGATTCCTTGAATAAGGGTCTGCCTGCAAACCAGAGCCTGAAGGAGGACAGCAGTAAGAATGTCTGTCCGGAAGTTCTGGGGACTAAAGCTGTGAATGAAGCTGCTGTCGCAGCAGAGGAAGACGATGATGTGTTCCATGAGAACCACACctctgctggcttttcccaaTATCCAGACACATGGGATGGCTTCAGGATGAGCAGCCCTGACGTGAAGGATAGAACCTTCCAAATCTGCAGCCCAGATAGATCGCCAGTCCCCATTTGCTCTAGTCCTATTCCACGATCACCTTTACAGCCAGTAGCGATACACAGAGCTGGGCAGGAGATCTTCAATGAtgagcagcagaaaggagagaCAAGACAATTAAATGATGTCCTCCACCTTGCAGGGCAGTCGCTGGCTTCTGAAGCCCAGTCTTCTTGCTGTTCATCGCTGCTGTTAGAAGCCACAGACTTATCCAGCTATGGAGCTAAGCTACAAAAAATGAAGGATGAATTCATAGGTTCAGCCTTGGAACTTATTAAGAAAAG CTGCAATGCTGAGACTGCTGGCAAGTCCGCCTCCAAGGAACAGCGTGATCTGAGGGAAGCTGATCTCCCACCTCCTGAGGACAGCCAACAGCCCACAGCGATGTCCATGGCAACAGAGACCTGGGAGGACAAGCCAAGCAATGAGACATCCAGCGACATTCCACCTGCAGAGAAC ACCCCCAGTTCTGGCTGCCGCCGGTCCAGCTCCGACATTGTCCATGAGAGTGCAGATGGTGCCAAGGCGCAGCGGGAGTGCCGGCTGCGGCCGCACTTCAGTGACCCCATGCCAACAGACTCGGTGAAGAGGAAGCAGCTGGAGCTGAAGATTGCAGCTGCAGCATGGCAGCACGCACAGAAGCGCCGGCAGGAGCGAGACTATG GTCCAGTGGTAGCAAAAGCCAACCTTGGCCATGGTGGCAGCTTTGATGAGACTCGCTGCACCCCACGTGGCTCCCTTCGCTCCAGACATCACTGGAGTAATGTCAGCAGCCTGAGCACAGACAGCGGGATTGTTGGCGTGAATGATGTCCGGGATGACCTAGATCCCAGTGAGGCCACCCGGACCAAGTCAGCGGATGTGGAGAGGACAGACAGTGGCATTGGCCAGACACCAGCCAGGAAGTGGAGGAGCAGGGCATCCGAAACGCTGAGCTCCCTGCAGGCCTGGGAAGCACACCGTCCCTGCACCGACTGTGGAGAAAGAGACCTCCCAGTGGAGACAGACGTGCAGAACCTCAATCAGAGGCGGGCTGACCTCTGCGAGAAGTGCCGCAAGCGCAGGACGGAGCGCAAGGAGTCTGTGCTGGAGTTTGTCAACACAGAGGCCAGCTATGGAGAGGACCTGCGCATCATCAAAGAGGAGTTCTACCTCCCCATGCAGGCGGCTGGGCTGctgagccaggagcagctcctgggcatcttcagcaacatCCAGGAGCTCATCGACCTCAATGAGAGCTTCCTGGAGACACTTCAGGAAGAGATCGATCAGGCCTTTGATCAG GGTGATGATGACCTGATGACTGTGTGCATCGGTGAAATATTTCTAGAGTTTGTGAACATGCTGCCAGCCTTTCAGACCTACTGTCTTCAGCAGTCCTCCTCCGTGAATATGCTCAACGCtctggagaaggagaaagagctCCTCAG AATATTCCTTGATGTCTCCCAGAATGACAACACAGCACTGCGGCGGATGAACCTGAGGTCCTTCCTCATGGCCCCTTTGCAAAGAGTCACCAAGTACCCACTGTTGCTCAGCAGAATCATCAAGGCCACCACCGAATACCACCCAGATCACAGCAGCCTGCGGGAGGCCAAGAGCCGCATTGAGTCTCACCTGGAGCACATCAACATGAAAACTAAGCAGGAGGGGAACACGTGGACCCTCCGATCTTTTCGCCAGGACAGCAAGAAGAAGAGGGAAGTCATCAACATTGAGATGAGAGAAACCGCCCTCAAAACGGTAGGTTGGCTGCGGGAAGAAACACGGTTTGTGATGGAGGGGTCTCTGCAGCTGGCCCAGCCCCCCGATGGCCAGTGGGTGAAGAAAGGCAGCAAGACCCTGAAGTTCCAGAACATGCAGGTCCTCCTCCTCGTGAACATGAAGCGTGTGTCAGAGTCCAGCCTGGAGTCCGCTGAGCCTGGGCCCGTGAAGGACGCCGTGCTGGTACTCATCAGGGACAAAAATAACGGGAAGTTCCATTTGCTCAGGGAGCCCTTGAGgctgagcaattgcattgtgtcCACTGACCCCGACTGCGACGACACCTTTGAACTCATTGAGATCAGGCGGGAGGCATTTGTGTTCCGGGACAGCGACCGGGCACGGACTCACCACTGGTTCAGACAAATCCGGCGGTACTCAAGGGAGCTGGGCTCCTGGAAGAAGCGGCGCAACGCGCTGCCCAACATCATGATCAGCACGCCTCACACCAGGCCCTGA